A part of Larkinella insperata genomic DNA contains:
- a CDS encoding vanadium-dependent haloperoxidase, whose product MKNPIAYLIVLGGLWLLTSCQPKATPEEYNAKAAEPERYHQCVKKLTDVIIHDIFSPPVASRIYGYATLAGYEAMVAGQPGYESLAGKLRKFTAPPKPEPGQEYCFPLASARAFLTVSRNLTFSGDMFDEFEKDFYEQYKEIGVPEEVIERSMAYGEAVAKHIMEFAGKDSYKQTRGFKHTVTNAEGTWVPTPPAYMEAAEPKWMQIRCWVMDTCSQFIPPKAAAYDMAKGSPFYKLVDEVYQLGVHQTEEQRRTAFFWDDNAFVMNVAGHVSYASKKMTPGGHWLAIAATIARQQKADFPKSVQAYALTAFALADGFISCWDEKYRSNRIRPETVINKFIDPKWTPYLQTPPFPEYTSGHSVISAAAAEVLTLLYGDNVAFTDSTEHPYGHGVRSFKSFRDAAVEASYSRLYGGIHFRDALELGNVQGRKVGEYVVEKLAKKKEVAMAPR is encoded by the coding sequence ATGAAGAATCCCATAGCGTACCTCATCGTACTCGGCGGGCTTTGGCTTCTGACCAGTTGCCAACCGAAAGCCACACCCGAAGAATACAACGCCAAAGCCGCTGAACCGGAGCGGTATCACCAATGCGTTAAAAAACTTACGGATGTTATCATCCACGACATCTTTTCCCCGCCGGTCGCCAGCCGGATTTATGGATACGCCACACTAGCGGGCTACGAAGCGATGGTTGCGGGTCAGCCGGGCTACGAGTCGCTGGCCGGTAAGCTCCGTAAGTTTACGGCCCCGCCCAAACCCGAACCCGGCCAGGAATACTGCTTTCCGTTGGCCAGCGCCAGGGCCTTTCTGACCGTCAGCCGTAACCTGACGTTCTCCGGCGATATGTTCGACGAGTTTGAAAAAGACTTTTACGAACAATATAAGGAAATTGGCGTGCCCGAAGAGGTAATCGAGCGTTCGATGGCTTATGGTGAAGCCGTTGCCAAGCACATTATGGAGTTTGCGGGCAAAGATTCGTATAAACAAACGCGCGGTTTCAAACACACCGTCACAAACGCCGAGGGAACGTGGGTACCAACGCCCCCGGCCTACATGGAAGCCGCCGAGCCCAAATGGATGCAAATCCGGTGCTGGGTAATGGACACGTGCTCCCAGTTTATACCGCCCAAAGCGGCTGCTTATGACATGGCCAAAGGCAGTCCTTTCTACAAACTGGTGGATGAAGTTTATCAACTGGGCGTTCACCAGACTGAGGAACAGCGCAGAACGGCGTTCTTCTGGGATGACAACGCCTTTGTGATGAACGTGGCCGGACACGTTTCCTATGCTTCCAAAAAAATGACGCCGGGCGGTCACTGGCTGGCAATTGCGGCCACGATTGCCCGTCAGCAGAAAGCGGATTTCCCCAAAAGTGTGCAAGCCTACGCGCTGACCGCCTTTGCGCTGGCCGACGGTTTCATTAGCTGCTGGGACGAGAAATACCGGAGTAACCGCATCCGTCCCGAAACCGTCATCAACAAATTCATCGATCCGAAGTGGACGCCCTACCTGCAAACTCCCCCATTTCCCGAGTATACCAGCGGTCACAGCGTTATTTCGGCGGCTGCCGCCGAAGTGCTGACCTTGCTTTATGGGGATAACGTTGCCTTTACGGACTCAACCGAGCACCCGTACGGTCATGGCGTACGGTCTTTCAAGTCATTCCGGGATGCCGCAGTCGAAGCCTCCTACAGCCGTTTATACGGCGGTATTCACTTCCGGGATGCGCTGGAGTTGGGGAACGTTCAGGGTCGAAAAGTGGGTGAATACGTGGTTGAAAAGCTGGCGAAGAAAAAGGAAGTTGCCATGGCACCTCGCTGA
- a CDS encoding ABC transporter ATP-binding protein, whose protein sequence is MLTVQNFRKAYQNQLVLDIQRADFPPGIHWIKGRNGSGKTTFFRTVAGLLPFEGSLVLDKRYDLRKNPVEYRLRVNYGEAEPIYPAFLTAWELIRWVGATKKAPAGQFNDLIDRFGVRDFMKTPLGTYSSGMLKKTSLVLAFLGNPTLILLDEPLITLDQATIQAVTDCIRQSRQQGVSFLLSTHQDVDPVDLPVDFTWLIQQQTLALLPQPANP, encoded by the coding sequence ATGCTAACGGTCCAGAATTTTCGGAAAGCCTACCAGAACCAGTTGGTGCTGGACATTCAACGGGCTGATTTTCCGCCGGGTATTCACTGGATCAAAGGGCGCAATGGTTCGGGAAAAACAACTTTTTTTCGAACCGTTGCGGGTTTGTTGCCGTTCGAAGGGAGTCTGGTTCTTGATAAGCGGTATGATCTGAGGAAAAACCCCGTAGAATACCGTCTTCGGGTCAACTACGGAGAGGCCGAGCCGATTTATCCGGCCTTTCTGACGGCCTGGGAACTGATCCGCTGGGTGGGGGCAACCAAGAAGGCTCCTGCCGGGCAATTTAATGACCTGATCGACCGGTTTGGTGTCCGGGATTTCATGAAAACGCCCCTCGGTACCTATTCCAGCGGAATGCTCAAAAAAACGTCTCTGGTACTGGCTTTCCTGGGTAACCCTACGCTGATTTTGCTCGACGAGCCGCTCATTACGCTCGATCAGGCCACCATTCAGGCCGTTACCGATTGCATTCGTCAAAGCCGTCAGCAGGGCGTCAGCTTTTTGTTATCAACGCACCAGGACGTTGACCCCGTCGATCTACCCGTTGATTTTACCTGGCTAATTCAACAGCAGACGTTGGCTCTCCTACCGCAACCGGCCAATCCATGA
- a CDS encoding TetR/AcrR family transcriptional regulator: protein MEKAKRNRAQTSQRIINALEEVIAEKGIDGIGINRISEKAGVSKVLIYRYFGGLDGLLSYYVKMGRLFPLLNPVTLEQLRPVHENDLAKLWYKQLVHSFRFFRQFPAAFQIVRATVTEDSSLADEVSKAFDEELTRLVEQLAFVKGADVQAVSAIMAGAMAYLTLLSKNNRTFMGINLATEEGWQRIEEAVRIIYTGLNRMAVQSADVSLDLHPTGVSRYW from the coding sequence ATGGAAAAAGCAAAACGGAATCGTGCGCAGACGTCACAACGAATTATCAATGCTCTTGAAGAGGTTATAGCCGAAAAAGGAATTGACGGCATTGGCATAAACCGGATCTCTGAAAAAGCTGGCGTAAGCAAAGTACTTATCTACCGCTATTTTGGCGGACTTGACGGTTTGCTGAGTTATTACGTTAAGATGGGGCGTTTGTTTCCATTGCTGAATCCGGTTACCCTGGAGCAGTTGCGCCCGGTTCACGAAAACGACTTAGCCAAGCTATGGTATAAACAACTAGTCCACTCGTTTCGCTTCTTTCGTCAGTTTCCGGCGGCTTTCCAAATTGTAAGAGCGACGGTCACGGAAGATAGCTCTTTGGCGGATGAAGTGAGCAAAGCCTTTGATGAGGAACTGACCCGCTTAGTCGAACAGCTTGCCTTCGTAAAAGGAGCTGATGTACAAGCTGTATCGGCCATTATGGCCGGTGCAATGGCTTATCTGACGTTGCTCTCTAAAAATAACCGTACGTTTATGGGTATTAACCTAGCTACCGAAGAAGGTTGGCAACGGATTGAAGAAGCGGTACGGATTATCTATACTGGCCTAAACCGCATGGCGGTTCAGTCAGCCGATGTTTCCCTGGATTTACATCCTACCGGAGTATCCAGGTACTGGTAA